The genomic stretch GCACTGCATATGCCTGTTTTGCCCAGCTGTTGTGTGCCCAAGGCTGGTATGGCGTCCAACCTTGCCATTTGACACTTCTCTACCCCAATGTCATAGCCACAGCTTGCCGCCCATGACTTAACCGCACATGCCCGTTGCCACACCTGCTCGCCCATGTCAAGTCGCCCCCAACTTGATCAAATTTGCCCACATCAATGTCATTTCTTGTCTTTCCTTGCCTTATCATGTCTTTGCCCCTATTTTGACATGGCTTTGCCTTTCCATTGTCATGCTAATCCGCATGTCCATGTGAAATGTGCCTTACCTCCGTCAATGTGCATTTGTCAATCCTGCATAGTCCATCATGTCGAGCTGCCCCTCATGATATAGCCTCAATTTTCGGGTTATGTGCCAAGGCCATCATTAAAATCCTTGTCACGACTCACATCTACCAATAAACTTTGTCAAGGGGCTAACAAACCACCCACACCTGAAGAATTCATCATCCTCGACGAAGCAGTTTTTGCATTTTTCAGCACCACCATAGGTCTTTAATATGCCATCTCCTGCTCATGTTCTTCCTCGTTCAACTCATCTTCACCTTTTTCATCAACAAATGAAGTTGTAAGCCATTCAAGTTTTGGACAGTCCCCCACCATGTGTGGTCCTTTACAAATAAAACACCCATCAAACTTGCTATTTTGTCCCTTGTTTGTCGAAGGTCCAGCGCATTACTTTTCCTTCCCATTGCCATTGCCATTGACATTGTCCTCAACAACATTTCCcttgtcattttcatttttccttcACTCTTTTACCTTGTTCTTGTTCCTGTTTTTGGACTTTTAAGTAGTAGAGAAACCAGAACTATCTTGTGCCTTCCGTTAATCACTCAACGGATCCGCAGCAGCGATGGCACTAGGAAGGTCTTTCACATTCTGCCTTCGGAGTTCCATCTGCGCCCACTACTGCACTCCCTACAAGAAATTGTGCAGCTTGTCTTCCTCAGACATGTTGCTTGTATCAAGCATCAAAAAACTGAAATCTTTGATATAATCCCTGTCCAGTTTATTTCAACTTTTTCAAATCTAGCAATCCAGCCTACATTGCTAGGAAagaattgatccttcaactctttttcAGCCCTTCCCAAGAGTCAATCTTAGGCCTACCAGTACTTACATCGTCTGCCACGCGCATCTGCCACCAAAGCTTTGCATCGTCCACCAAGTACATAGTCATAATGGTGACCTTGTCTTCATCTTGCACATGGGCATCCTGAAAGTACTGCTCTATATCCCACAAGAACTTTTTGAGTTTCTTGGCACTCCTTGCACCATTAAACTCTTTAGGCTCATGAATTTTGACTTTGGTACGATCTGCCCCACAATGTACATCATCATTGCCAACAACACGATGcaacaacctattttacgatttCATATCCGTACACTCTTGGATCGGCCTATTCATCTCTACCTCAATATAGAAAAGACGAGTCACAATAGTTAGAAATTGATCACCATCAATAGTTTCGATGAGTACCTCCAATGCAACAACCTTTTTCTTCAATTCTGCGTTGGCGTTGCCACCAGCCATAGTTCACGAAATTCAGCCACTGAACGCCGTGTCATTGCCCCGATCTAGccacgctctgataccaattgtcacAGGAGTTATTTTTGTCACTCAAATTCTGCCCGAGTTCACTTCTGTGCAGTACTCAAGCCCTGCCTTAACTTCAGCTTTTCcaacacttagaattattttAGGACATTTGGGACTTAGAATAAAATTCAGGCAGCAAGTAAAGTAAAGGCACACACGAAATTTACAGGAATCTCTTCCCAACTCGTATTAATATGTGAATACAAGAACACAATAAAGCCAACCCTATGGTCAATAACAAAGAACACCTAGTTCTCAGACCTGAAATGATTTCCTACCTTTAGGAATACACTTAGACGTTTTGTCGTAACAAATTTCCCACGAGTCTAAGTTCTGCCTTTTGGGACAACCCTATGCACATTTTTTATAGTGTAGGCAACCCAATTACATTTGGAAGCATCTAAGACAATCAGTTGACAAGCCCCAAGTGATGGACAATCATGATAGACATGATTAAAAATATGCATCCGCTTAGCCCCTTGATCAGTCATGCTTGATGTGTAACCGTTCAACTGCACTGTCATGTGCCCAACACACTTTGTAACCGCTGCTTATGCACTGCATGCGCCTGTTTTGACCAGCTATTGTGCCCCCAAGGCTGGCATTGCGCCCAGCCTTGCCTTTTGACACTGCTCCGCCCCAATGTCATAGACACAACTTGTCGACCATGACTTAGCCGCACACGCTCGTTGCCACAGCTACTCGCCCATGTCAAGTGGCCCCCAACTTGATCAGATCTGCCCACATCAATGTCATTTCTTGTCTTGCCTTGCCTTTCCATGTCTTGGCCCCTGCCTTGACATGGCTTTGCCTTGCCATTGTCATGCCAACCCGCACGTCCATGTGAAATGCGCCTTGCCTCCGTCAAGGTGCGTTTGTCAATCCCGCATAGTCTATCATGCCGAGTTGCCCCTCATGATGTTGCTCCAATTTTCGGGTTGTGTGCTAAGGTCATCATGAAAATCTTTGTTACGACCCATATCTGCTGAGGAACTTTGTCAAGGGGCTAACAATAGGGTCCAAGCCAAATCTCCCACCACCACGGGAGGTGATggctttaattaaaaaaaaagttaatagCTTGTAATTAACCTTAGTAGTTTGCCCTCATTCTTAATCTTTATTTTCAGCGCACTCGGTGGAGATTTTatgaattgattttttttcaagcCCTATCATAGATGACATTCCTATAAAAAAACCTGGTGGTTATGGTGGTGGAAATGACTGTCAAGGGAAGAGAGAAGATgtaggaaaagagaaaaaaagttaaaaataaaaactttagcCATTCACACTCTTTTTGGAGGTGAGGTTCGCGCGCATTGCCATGTTAGCAATGTGTGTTTAATGGGAACATTAGAGCTTGAGTCTAAGTGTTCAATGGGAACAAAGGGTAGTTTGTGTTTAAATGAAAAACTGGGCAAGTTTAAGGGGTTGCATATTTATTTGGCCTTCTCTCAATATTTCTTATTTTAGGTTTCAAGTTGCCTCAAATACCTCTCGAACTTCGCACATGAGATTGACACTACAATCTAGTCTGGTAGGAAAGTTGTCACAAATTATTGGTAAACCTCCTTGTTGTTAGTGCATTATATATGATGAACGAAAATGAGCAAAAGTTTAGGATGTTTAAAAAAGTTTTGTAAACAAGGTGTTACGACAAGTATTAGCAGGTGCATTTCTTGTGGAGGAAATCGTCTCTGGCAGTAGAAAGCATCCCCCTAACGATGATTCCTTTTTTTCCTAAAGAAAAGTTGAGTGAAAAGTTCAAAAATTATCGTCCATTTTCATAAGAGAAACACATAACAACCGTTGTACTATTCATCTTCCTTCTCATTCTTTTTGATAACTAAAAGAACAAAAACCAGCAACATTACGTGAAGACCAAGCTCCAGCCAAGAAATATCAAGCGCTTATTGAAGAAAAGTACAACCCATTCGGTGTTGGTTGCGGTTTCGGCCGAACCTAGTAACTTTTGTTAAAATCttgtatttgtattaaaaaattcattgaatatgtacaaattattaatttaaaactcaATAACTTAAAATGATTATAATCCCGAACCATAAAGGTTCGAATCCTAACTTCTTCTTACTCCTTTGAAATTTCAAACAAGGTCCTCTATATATGTGCTTCCCAAGTACCAACTACTATACTCACATTGTCATTGACATGTCTTTGCATAACCACGAATTTTCTCCTCTCCCACTTGTGGTTAAAATAATCTTGTATGCAGTAAACGATTCTCATTTGTGCGCAGGCACTAAGCAAAAACAGTAGCTTAGGAAATTGTGTTGCGGCATTTCTTTGTTTCGGATGGACCATTCAATGCAATGAATGGTCCGGAAAAGAACTGGgattataataataaaaataatatatgatAATAAAAGTCAGAATACAAAGGTATGAATAGAAAATTGGTTGACCAAAAAATAATATACTTTCGATTAAACTATTAAGTTTTTATGTAACAAAGGGTTAAACCTAGTCAGTGATAATGTCTCTAGATTTAGAACTTGACAACATAAATAATGTGAGATGACGTTAATGAGGAACTGGAAATAGTGCACATGTAATATTCCAAAGGTCTTGAGCAATGATGGAggaatatcaagcaataaataacaataaatggtATTTATGTAAATAAGGAGAATGATTCACCCAAAAATGAATTAGGTGGATGGTACTTCCTTCTGACAATGATGAAAGACAGACAAATCCTAGAATATTTGAactattctcggatctgatggaAAAGTAAGGAATAATGTGAGCAAGAATCTTACTGAAAATGTAGAGTTTGTATTTTTGCTAGAGAGAGAATCTTCTCCTCAAAAAGTGCTCTTATCAAATGAATATTACATATCCTACACTATtgtttctctttctatttatatgcGACATATTTCTAATCaaccctaatagtacaagtgcAGATTGAATATTCTCTTTAATATCTTATTACAAAAAACTAGCTATTAGTGTTCTGTCTTTGGTGCTCAACCTCGACCATTGTTGACTGCCCGGCCATGAATCCCACTATTTCCTGGTCGACCTCGACCGCATCTTTTTTCTTAATGCCGCTTTATGCTAAATTCCCTTAGGGCAAATTTTAACCTATACAAAAATTACCTCTGCTATGATCTTGATTGTAGACTAACACATATCAGTAACTTATTCTGTTTATGTAGATTTCTCTTATCAATGTTGCATCCAAGCTGAATCTGACATCAATCTTATATATGTAATTTGCAATTATTTTCTTTTATGAAAAGATACAAATAATGTTCACAAAGTGATACACAATTTTAAAATTTACGTATAGTAAAAAAAATGTTCATGTTGAATTGTAGTTCTTATTCATTCCGTTTTGTAGAATATTTATCATCTTATTTGTTGATTCTGTCAtgctttttctactttttttttcttattatgGTCCAGAGCAACATTTATTTCTGTCCAAGGCAACATTGGTTTAAATTGTAGAACACTCTATTTCATATGTTTAGAACTACATGAAATAGATAGATTGAACgtacatgtattttatttttcttgaagtTGTGGAAGCTGATTAAACAATGTATTTCCTCAGAAAATTCtggtattattattttaaaaacatGACATGCATCCCAGTTATGCTTTGACTTTCAAAACTCTAAGTGCCCCACCACATTATTCCCCTTTCCCCTCCATATATATACCTTTAAAATCCTGTGTCAAATTAAGCTTAAATCTGATATCAAGGGATCTTTCTAAAAAAGATGGACAAGAAGATAATATTACTGTCTTTCTTGTGCATTAGTCTTCAGCTAGCATTTGTCTCAGCTCAACTTCAAGTTGGTTTTTATAATACTAAAGCTAGATGTCCACGAGCAGAAAGCATAGTTCGAGATACGGTGCGAAGCCGCTTCTTTGCGGATCGTTCCATCACGGCGGCATTGTTGCGGATGTATTTTCATGACTGCTTCGTCAGGGTAAGAAATTTTTATTCTTGTTGCCATTATAATTTAACAAATTATACTCTTTCCGTTCATTTTAGTTGACACATTTCGTTTATCAAGAATCAAAAGTGTTAAGTTTGCCTAACATTTTAAAATGTGTCAAATTGACTCAGTTAAGTTGAGTATTTTCAAAGTTAAACTAGTACATCACATGCATAGCTTTGGGACAAGACAGTAATTCACCTTTCTCATTAATGGAAATATGCTTTTCAGGGTTGCGATGCTTCAATATTGATAGACTCCAAAAACACAAAGAACAAAAAGTCAGAAAAAAATGCAGGAGCAAATGGGTCAGTACGAGGATACGAGCTGATTGATCAGATAAAGAGTAAATTAGAGGCTACATGTGCTATGACAGTCTCTTGTGCAGACATCATTGCATTAGCCACCCGAGATGCAGTTGCATTAGCCGGAGGACCGAGCTACAGCATTCCCACCGGTAGGCGCGATGGGCTAGTGTCAGACCCATCACAAGTGAACTTGCCGGGCCCTAGTTTAACCGTGCCACAAGCATTTCAATTTTTCAAAAACAAAGGGTTTACTATGAATGACATGGTGACTCTTTTAGGTGGCCACACCGTGGGAATTACACATTGTAGTTTGTTTAAAGGCGATAGGCTATCAAGGGCAGATGGGAGCATGGATACTAACTTGTTTAACCGCCTTAGAAAGACATGTTCTTCTAGTGGTGACCCATCTGTTTTCTTGGACCAAAACACTTCATTTGTTGTCGATAATTCCTTTTACAAACAGCTAAGGTTGAAGAAAGGGATATTGAAGGTTGATCAGTTACTTGCTTCTGACAAATCAACTGCTGGGGCTGTGGCGAATTTTGCTGCTAATCCAAGAGCCTTCCAACAAGCTTTTGCAAATGCATTGATCAAGTTAGGTAACACTCAAGTTCTAACAGGGAAATCAGGAGAAATCAGAAGAAATTGTAGAGCCTTTAATCCTCCTCAACTTAAGAGCCCTCCTCCTCCTCCCCCCAAGATCGTAAAGagtcctccccctcctcctcctaAGATCTTAAAGAGTCCTCCTCCCCCACCACCCAAAGTTTccattcctcctcctcctccacccAAAGTTTCcgttcctcctcctcctcctccgccCAAAGTTTCCTTTGATCCTCCCCCACCACCTATGGTTTCAGTTCCTCCACCGCCACCACCTAAAGTCTtgactcctcctcctcctcccccttcttcttctcctcctcctcctcctcctcctccttcttctcctcctcctcctcctcctcctccttcagTCGTTAATAGTCCACCGCTACATGTGACTGCTCCAGTAGCTTAACATGGTTCTCTTTCCACCCAAGTTTTATTCAAACTGCTACTCCTCACACTGTTGTCAACCTTCATTGTATTTCCTTAAATTTGTGCATGTACGTCCCTTCcttgatttatttgttgttgaatttaTTATTAATATTGTTTATTTGTAATTCCTCTTATTAGAGGAAAAAAGATTCAAATGCTTTCGTTTTGTTATTGCGGGACTGGCTACGTTTGTTTATTTAACAAGTGAATTTACTCGTGCTTCGCATGGTTGTTGAAAAAAGTCGATTTCATCTTGTAGAAATTCCTTAGGGAATATAAGATTTTCCTGGCTGATCTTGAACCTTCCTCCAAATATGAATACTTTCGCTGCGAGAATTTTCTGAAAGAGAAAGTTAAAGAGgactattgtcacgacccaaatcccggtcgtgatgacgcccaacacactactaggcaagcccgaccattattcaatacttaacccaatttatcaaaaatagcggaaagaaatatcaattaagcaagattaaagtactgaagattttaacaaaatacacaatataatctcactaggacccggtgtcacgaatctgagcctctagaatacagaatatcatcctaatacatggtatatccaaagtctgataatgcggaaataaagagataggataggagggagaagatcaatggctgcgaacgccgtgcagctacctcgatactcccagaagctggatctgctg from Nicotiana sylvestris chromosome 12, ASM39365v2, whole genome shotgun sequence encodes the following:
- the LOC104243097 gene encoding peroxidase 44-like, translating into MDKKIILLSFLCISLQLAFVSAQLQVGFYNTKARCPRAESIVRDTVRSRFFADRSITAALLRMYFHDCFVRGCDASILIDSKNTKNKKSEKNAGANGSVRGYELIDQIKSKLEATCAMTVSCADIIALATRDAVALAGGPSYSIPTGRRDGLVSDPSQVNLPGPSLTVPQAFQFFKNKGFTMNDMVTLLGGHTVGITHCSLFKGDRLSRADGSMDTNLFNRLRKTCSSSGDPSVFLDQNTSFVVDNSFYKQLRLKKGILKVDQLLASDKSTAGAVANFAANPRAFQQAFANALIKLGNTQVLTGKSGEIRRNCRAFNPPQLKSPPPPPPKIVKSPPPPPPKILKSPPPPPPKVSIPPPPPPKVSVPPPPPPPKVSFDPPPPPMVSVPPPPPPKVLTPPPPPPSSSPPPPPPPPSSPPPPPPPPSVVNSPPLHVTAPVA